Proteins encoded together in one Quercus lobata isolate SW786 chromosome 3, ValleyOak3.0 Primary Assembly, whole genome shotgun sequence window:
- the LOC115982421 gene encoding GDSL esterase/lipase At3g27950-like isoform X1: MHRFRLFRGKLEGPWWIKNGVGAAAIGIVLIAASLLVGPSWGCHIPAIYNFGDSNSDTGSASAAFGRLPPPYGETFFGKPSGRYSDGRLIIDFIAEKLGLPFLSAYLDSIEPNFRHGANFGASGSTIQPTDAKLFGAGFSPLSLNIQLLQFEQFKDRTKEPFNQAQSSWIKNNLPRPEEFSKALYTLDSGQNDFHFGLVTEEQVRASIPNIIDMFAVAVKKLYQEGARTFWIHNTGPIGCLPFFAVWNPPKHFESDKNGCIKSYNQLAQEFNKQLKDKVFQLRTQLHHAVLIYVDIYTAKYTLISEAEKQGFVSPLEYCCGHLGVAECWQTSIVNGTEVFAASCSDPSKHISWDGVHYTEAANKWVANHIVDGSLSDPPIPLTKSCHSADIPS, encoded by the exons ATGCACCGGTTTAGGCTTTTCAGAGGGAAATTGGAAGGTCCTTGGTGGATAAAGAATGGTGTAGGAGCAGCAGCAATTGGAATTGTTTTGATTGCTGCTTCATTACTTGTTGGTCCATCATGGGGTTGTCACATTCCAGCAATCTACAATTTTGGCGATTCAAACTCAGATACAGGCAGTGCCTCAGCAGCATTTGGTCGGCTACCCCCTCCCTATGGTGAGACTTTCTTTGGTAAACCTTCTGGTCGGTATTCTGATGGGCGTCTAATCATTGACTTTATAG CTGAGAAGTTGGGGCTTCCCTTCTTGAGTGCATATCTTGATTCTATAGAACCAAACTTTAGACATGGAGCAAATTTTGGTGCAAGTGGGTCTACAATCCAGCCAACTGATGCCAAATTATTTGGCGCAGGTTTTAGCCCCTTATCTCTCAATATACAGCTTTTGCAGTTTGAACAATTTAAAGACCGTACCAAGGAGCCATTCAACCAAG CTCAAAGTTCATGGATTAAAAATAACCTCCCAAGGCCAGAGGAATTCTCAAAGGCCCTTTACACATTGGACAGTGGACaaaatgattttcattttgGACTTGTAACAGAGGAGCAAGTGCGAGCATCCATCCCCAATATAATTGATATGTTTGCTGTGGCTGTAAAG AAACTCTACCAAGAAGGAGCAAGAACATTTTGGATACATAATACTGGTCCCATTGGCTGCTTGCCTTTTTTTGCTGTATGGAATCCTCCAAAACATTTTGAGTCTGATAAAAACGGCTGTATAAAGTCTTACAATCAGTTGGCTCAAGAGTTCAACAAGCAGCTTAAGGACAAAGTCTTCCAATTGAGGACCCAACTCCACCATGCAGTGCTCATCTATGTTGATATCTACACAGCTAAGTACACTCTAATCAGTGAGGCAGAGAAACAAG GTTTTGTTAGTCCTCTTGAGTATTGTTGTGGCCATTTAGGTGTTGCTGAATGTTGGCAAACATCGATAGTGAATGGAACTGAAGTTTTTGCGGCTTCTTGCAGTGATCCTTCAAAACACATAAGCTGGGATGGCGTACATTATACTGAAGCTGCAAACAAATGGGTAGCTAACCACATTGTGGACGGCTCACTCTCAGATCCCCCAATTCCCCTTACAAAATCATGTCACAGTGCTGATATTCCTAGCTGA
- the LOC115982421 gene encoding GDSL esterase/lipase At5g14450-like isoform X2, translated as MHRFRLFRGKLEGPWWIKNGVGAAAIGIVLIAASLLVGPSWGCHIPAIYNFGDSNSDTGSASAAFGRLPPPYGETFFGKPSGRYSDGRLIIDFIGFSPLSLNIQLLQFEQFKDRTKEPFNQAQSSWIKNNLPRPEEFSKALYTLDSGQNDFHFGLVTEEQVRASIPNIIDMFAVAVKKLYQEGARTFWIHNTGPIGCLPFFAVWNPPKHFESDKNGCIKSYNQLAQEFNKQLKDKVFQLRTQLHHAVLIYVDIYTAKYTLISEAEKQGFVSPLEYCCGHLGVAECWQTSIVNGTEVFAASCSDPSKHISWDGVHYTEAANKWVANHIVDGSLSDPPIPLTKSCHSADIPS; from the exons ATGCACCGGTTTAGGCTTTTCAGAGGGAAATTGGAAGGTCCTTGGTGGATAAAGAATGGTGTAGGAGCAGCAGCAATTGGAATTGTTTTGATTGCTGCTTCATTACTTGTTGGTCCATCATGGGGTTGTCACATTCCAGCAATCTACAATTTTGGCGATTCAAACTCAGATACAGGCAGTGCCTCAGCAGCATTTGGTCGGCTACCCCCTCCCTATGGTGAGACTTTCTTTGGTAAACCTTCTGGTCGGTATTCTGATGGGCGTCTAATCATTGACTTTATAG GTTTTAGCCCCTTATCTCTCAATATACAGCTTTTGCAGTTTGAACAATTTAAAGACCGTACCAAGGAGCCATTCAACCAAG CTCAAAGTTCATGGATTAAAAATAACCTCCCAAGGCCAGAGGAATTCTCAAAGGCCCTTTACACATTGGACAGTGGACaaaatgattttcattttgGACTTGTAACAGAGGAGCAAGTGCGAGCATCCATCCCCAATATAATTGATATGTTTGCTGTGGCTGTAAAG AAACTCTACCAAGAAGGAGCAAGAACATTTTGGATACATAATACTGGTCCCATTGGCTGCTTGCCTTTTTTTGCTGTATGGAATCCTCCAAAACATTTTGAGTCTGATAAAAACGGCTGTATAAAGTCTTACAATCAGTTGGCTCAAGAGTTCAACAAGCAGCTTAAGGACAAAGTCTTCCAATTGAGGACCCAACTCCACCATGCAGTGCTCATCTATGTTGATATCTACACAGCTAAGTACACTCTAATCAGTGAGGCAGAGAAACAAG GTTTTGTTAGTCCTCTTGAGTATTGTTGTGGCCATTTAGGTGTTGCTGAATGTTGGCAAACATCGATAGTGAATGGAACTGAAGTTTTTGCGGCTTCTTGCAGTGATCCTTCAAAACACATAAGCTGGGATGGCGTACATTATACTGAAGCTGCAAACAAATGGGTAGCTAACCACATTGTGGACGGCTCACTCTCAGATCCCCCAATTCCCCTTACAAAATCATGTCACAGTGCTGATATTCCTAGCTGA